One window of the Oncorhynchus keta strain PuntledgeMale-10-30-2019 unplaced genomic scaffold, Oket_V2 Un_contig_963_pilon_pilon, whole genome shotgun sequence genome contains the following:
- the LOC118376659 gene encoding uncharacterized protein LOC118376659 isoform X11 translates to MPSLRPRCLHSDNSIPDAFTPSQMPSLRPRCLHSVPDAFTPSQMPSLRPRCLHSVPDAFTPSQMPSLRPRCLHSVPDAFTPSQMPSLRPRCLHSVPDAFTPSQMPSFRQLRPRCLHSDNSIPGAFTPTTPSQMPSLRPRCLHSDPGAFTPTTPTQMPSLRPRCLHSDNSIPDAFTPSQMPSLRPRCLHSVPDAFTPTQVPSLRQLRPRCLHSVPDAFTPTTPSQMPSLRPRCLHSVPGAFTPTTPSQMPSLRPRCLHSVPDAFTPSQVPSLRQLHPRCLHSVPGAFTPSQMPSLRPRCLHSVPDAFTPSQMPSLRPRCLHSVPDAFTPSQVPSLRQLHPRCLHSVPDAFTPSQMPSLRPRCLHSVPDAFTPSQMPSLRPRCLHFDNSDPGAFTLTTPSQVPSLRQLHPRCLHSVPDAFTPTQVPSLRQLRPRCLHSVPDAFTPTTPSQMPSLRPRCLHSVPGAFTPTTPSQMPSLRPRCLHSVPGAFTPSQMPSLRPRCLHSDNSDPGAFTPSQMPSLRQLHPRCLHSVPDAFTPSQMPSLRPRCLHSDNSIPDAFTPSQMPSLRPRCLHSVPDAFTPSQVPSLRQLHPRCLHSVPDAFTPSQMPSLRPRCLHSVPGTFTPTTP, encoded by the exons ATGCCTTCACTCCGTCCCAGGTGCCTTCACTCCGACAACTCCATCCCAGATGCCTTCACTCCGTCCCAGATGCCTTCACTCCGTCCCAGATGCCTTCACTCCGTCCCAGATGCCTTCACTCCGTCCCAG ATGCCTTCACTCCGTCCCAGATGCCTTCACTCCGTCCCAGATGCCTTCACTCCATCCCAGATGCCTTCACTCCGTCCCAGATGCCTTCACTCCGTCCCAGATGCCTTCACTCCATCCCAGATGCCTTCACTCCGTCCCAGATGCCTTCACTCCGTCCCAGATGCCTTCACTCCGTCCCAGATGCCTTCATTTCGACAACTCCGACCCAGGTGCCTTCACTCTGACAACTCCATCCCAGGTGCCTTCACTCCGACAACTCCATCCCAGATGCCTTCACTCCGTCCCAGATGCCTTCACTCCGACCCAGGTGCCTTCACTCCGACAACTCCGACCCAG ATGCCTTCACTCCGTCCCAGATGCCTTCACTCCGACAACTCCATCCCAGATGCCTTCACTCCGTCCCAGATGCCTTCACTCCGTCCCAGGTGCCTTCACTCCGTCCCAGATGCCTTCACTCCGACCCAGGTGCCTTCACTCCGACAACTCCGACCCAGGTGCCTTCACTCCGTCCCAGATGCCTTCACTCCGACAACTCCATCCCAGATGCCTTCACTCCGTCCCAGATGCCTTCACTCCGTCCCAGGTGCCTTCACTCCGACAACTCCATCCCAGATGCCTTCACTCCGTCCCAGATGCCTTCACTCCGTCCCAGATGCCTTCACTCCGTCCCAGGTGCCTTCACTCCGACAACTCCATCCCAGATGCCTTCACTCCGTCCCAGGTGCCTTCACTCCGTCCCAGATGCCTTCACTCCGTCCCAGATGCCTTCACTCCGTCCCAGATGCCTTCACTCCGTCCCAGATGCCTTCACTCCGTCCCAG ATGCCTTCACTCCGTCCCAGATGCCTTCACTCCGTCCCAGGTGCCTTCACTCCGACAACTCCATCCCAGATGCCTTCACTCCGTCCCAGATGCCTTCACTCCGTCCCAGATGCCTTCACTCCGTCCCAGATGCCTTCACTCCGTCCCAGATGCCTTCACTCCGTCCCAGATGCCTTCACTCCGTCCCAGATGCCTTCATTTCGACAACTCCGACCCAG GTGCCTTCACTCTGACAACTCCATCCCAGGTGCCTTCACTCCGACAACTCCATCCCAGATGCCTTCACTCCGTCCCAGATGCCTTCACTCCGACCCAGGTGCCTTCACTCCGACAACTCCGACCCAGGTGCCTTCACTCCGTCCCAGATGCCTTCACTCCGACAACTCCATCCCAGATGCCTTCACTCCGTCCCAGATGCCTTCACTCCGTCCCAGGTGCCTTCACTCCGACAACTCCATCCCAGATGCCTTCACTCCGTCCCAGATGCCTTCACTCCGTCCCAGGTGCCTTCACTCCGTCCCAGATGCCTTCACTCCGACCCAGGTGCCTTCACTCCGACAACTCCGACCCAGGTGCCTTCACTCCGTCCCAGATGCCTTCACTCCGACAACTCCATCCCAGATGCCTTCACTCCGTCCCAGATGCCTTCACTCCGTCCCAG ATGCCTTCACTCCGTCCCAGGTGCCTTCACTCCGACAACTCCATCCCAGATGCCTTCACTCCGTCCCAG ATGCCTTCACTCCGTCCCAGATGCCTTCACTCCGTCCCAGATGCCTTCACTCCGTCCCAGGTGCCTTCACTCCGACAACTCCATCCCAG
- the LOC118376659 gene encoding uncharacterized protein LOC118376659 isoform X39, translating into MPSLRPRCLHSDNSIPDAFTPSQMPSLRPRCLHSVPDAFTPSQMPSLRPRCLHSVPDAFTPSQMPSLRPRCLHSVPDAFTPSQMPSLRPRCLHSVPDAFTPSQMPSFRQLRPRCLHSDNSIPGAFTPTTPSQMPSLRPRCLHSDPGAFTPTTPTQMPSLRPRCLHSDNSIPDAFTPSQMPSLRPRCLHSVPDAFTPTQVPSLRQLRPRCLHSVPDAFTPTTPSQMPSLRPRCLHSVPGAFTPTTPSQMPSLRPRCLHSVPDAFTPSQVPSLRQLHPRCLHSVPGAFTPSQMPSLRPRCLHSVPDAFTPSQMPSLRPRCLHSVPDAFTPSQVPSLRQLHPRCLHSVPDAFTPSQMPSLRPRCLHSVPDAFTPSQMPSLRPRCLHFDNSDPGAFTLTTPSQVPSLRQLHPRCLHSVPDAFTPTQVPSLRQLRPRCLHSVPDAFTPTTPSQMPSLRPRCLHSVPGAFTPTTPSQMPSLRPRCLHSVPDAFTPSQVPSLRQLHPRCLHSVPDAFTPSQMPSLRPRCLHSVPGTFTPTTP; encoded by the exons ATGCCTTCACTCCGTCCCAGGTGCCTTCACTCCGACAACTCCATCCCAGATGCCTTCACTCCGTCCCAGATGCCTTCACTCCGTCCCAGATGCCTTCACTCCGTCCCAGATGCCTTCACTCCGTCCCAG ATGCCTTCACTCCGTCCCAGATGCCTTCACTCCGTCCCAGATGCCTTCACTCCATCCCAGATGCCTTCACTCCGTCCCAGATGCCTTCACTCCGTCCCAGATGCCTTCACTCCATCCCAGATGCCTTCACTCCGTCCCAGATGCCTTCACTCCGTCCCAGATGCCTTCACTCCGTCCCAGATGCCTTCATTTCGACAACTCCGACCCAGGTGCCTTCACTCTGACAACTCCATCCCAGGTGCCTTCACTCCGACAACTCCATCCCAGATGCCTTCACTCCGTCCCAGATGCCTTCACTCCGACCCAGGTGCCTTCACTCCGACAACTCCGACCCAG ATGCCTTCACTCCGTCCCAGATGCCTTCACTCCGACAACTCCATCCCAGATGCCTTCACTCCGTCCCAGATGCCTTCACTCCGTCCCAGGTGCCTTCACTCCGTCCCAGATGCCTTCACTCCGACCCAGGTGCCTTCACTCCGACAACTCCGACCCAGGTGCCTTCACTCCGTCCCAGATGCCTTCACTCCGACAACTCCATCCCAGATGCCTTCACTCCGTCCCAGATGCCTTCACTCCGTCCCAGGTGCCTTCACTCCGACAACTCCATCCCAGATGCCTTCACTCCGTCCCAGATGCCTTCACTCCGTCCCAGATGCCTTCACTCCGTCCCAGGTGCCTTCACTCCGACAACTCCATCCCAGATGCCTTCACTCCGTCCCAGGTGCCTTCACTCCGTCCCAGATGCCTTCACTCCGTCCCAGATGCCTTCACTCCGTCCCAGATGCCTTCACTCCGTCCCAGATGCCTTCACTCCGTCCCAG ATGCCTTCACTCCGTCCCAGATGCCTTCACTCCGTCCCAGGTGCCTTCACTCCGACAACTCCATCCCAGATGCCTTCACTCCGTCCCAGATGCCTTCACTCCGTCCCAGATGCCTTCACTCCGTCCCAGATGCCTTCACTCCGTCCCAGATGCCTTCACTCCGTCCCAGATGCCTTCACTCCGTCCCAGATGCCTTCATTTCGACAACTCCGACCCAG GTGCCTTCACTCTGACAACTCCATCCCAGGTGCCTTCACTCCGACAACTCCATCCCAGATGCCTTCACTCCGTCCCAGATGCCTTCACTCCGACCCAGGTGCCTTCACTCCGACAACTCCGACCCAGGTGCCTTCACTCCGTCCCAGATGCCTTCACTCCGACAACTCCATCCCAGATGCCTTCACTCCGTCCCAGATGCCTTCACTCCGTCCCAGGTGCCTTCACTCCGACAACTCCATCCCAGATGCCTTCACTCCGTCCCAGATGCCTTCACTCCGTCCCAG ATGCCTTCACTCCGTCCCAGGTGCCTTCACTCCGACAACTCCATCCCAGATGCCTTCACTCCGTCCCAG
- the LOC118376659 gene encoding nascent polypeptide-associated complex subunit alpha, muscle-specific form-like isoform X40 gives MPSLRPRCLHSDNSIPDAFTPSQMPSLRPRCLHSVPDAFTPSQMPSLRPRCLHSVPDAFTPSQMPSLRPRCLHSVPDAFTPSQMPSLRPRCLHSVPDAFTPSQMPSFRQLRPRCLHSDNSIPGAFTPTTPSQMPSLRPRCLHSDPGAFTPTTPTQMPSLRPRCLHSDNSIPDAFTPSQMPSLRPRCLHSVPDAFTPTQVPSLRQLRPRCLHSVPDAFTPTTPSQMPSLRPRCLHSVPGAFTPTTPSQMPSLRPRCLHSVPDAFTPSQVPSLRQLHPRCLHSVPGAFTPSQMPSLRPRCLHSVPDAFTPSQMPSLRPRCLHSVPGAFTPTTPSQMPSLRPRCLHSVPDAFTPSQMPSLRPRCLHSVPDAFTPSQMPSFRQLRPRCLHSDNSIPGAFTPTTPSQMPSLRPRCLHSDPGAFTPTTPTQVPSLRPRCLHSDNSIPDAFTPSQMPSLRPRCLHSDNSIPDAFTPSQMPSLRPRCLHSVPDAFTPSQVPSLRQLHPRCLHSVPDAFTPSQMPSLRPRCLHSVPGTFTPTTP, from the exons ATGCCTTCACTCCGTCCCAGGTGCCTTCACTCCGACAACTCCATCCCAGATGCCTTCACTCCGTCCCAGATGCCTTCACTCCGTCCCAGATGCCTTCACTCCGTCCCAGATGCCTTCACTCCGTCCCAG ATGCCTTCACTCCGTCCCAGATGCCTTCACTCCGTCCCAGATGCCTTCACTCCATCCCAGATGCCTTCACTCCGTCCCAGATGCCTTCACTCCGTCCCAGATGCCTTCACTCCATCCCAGATGCCTTCACTCCGTCCCAGATGCCTTCACTCCGTCCCAGATGCCTTCACTCCGTCCCAGATGCCTTCATTTCGACAACTCCGACCCAGGTGCCTTCACTCTGACAACTCCATCCCAGGTGCCTTCACTCCGACAACTCCATCCCAGATGCCTTCACTCCGTCCCAGATGCCTTCACTCCGACCCAGGTGCCTTCACTCCGACAACTCCGACCCAG ATGCCTTCACTCCGTCCCAGATGCCTTCACTCCGACAACTCCATCCCAGATGCCTTCACTCCGTCCCAGATGCCTTCACTCCGTCCCAGGTGCCTTCACTCCGTCCCAGATGCCTTCACTCCGACCCAGGTGCCTTCACTCCGACAACTCCGACCCAGGTGCCTTCACTCCGTCCCAGATGCCTTCACTCCGACAACTCCATCCCAGATGCCTTCACTCCGTCCCAGATGCCTTCACTCCGTCCCAGGTGCCTTCACTCCGACAACTCCATCCCAGATGCCTTCACTCCGTCCCAGATGCCTTCACTCCGTCCCAGATGCCTTCACTCCGTCCCAGGTGCCTTCACTCCGACAACTCCATCCCAGATGCCTTCACTCCGTCCCAGGTGCCTTCACTCCGTCCCAGATGCCTTCACTCCGTCCCAGATGCCTTCACTCCGTCCCAGATGCCTTCACTCCGTCCCAGATGCCTTCACTCCGTCCCAG ATGCCTTCACTCCGTCCCAGGTGCCTTCACTCCGACAACTCCATCCCAGATGCCTTCACTCCGTCCCAGATGCCTTCACTCCGTCCCAGATGCCTTCACTCCGTCCCAGATGCCTTCACTCCGTCCCAGATGCCTTCACTCCGTCCCAGATGCCTTCACTCCGTCCCAGATGCCTTCATTTCGACAACTCCGACCCAG GTGCCTTCACTCTGACAACTCCATCCCAGGTGCCTTCACTCCGACAACTCCATCCCAGATGCCTTCACTCCGTCCCAGATGCCTTCACTCCGACCCAGGTGCCTTCACTCCGACAACTCCGACCCAGGTGCCTTCACTCCGTCCCAGATGCCTTCACTCCGACAACTCCATCCCAGATGCCTTCACTCCGTCCCAGATGCCTTCACTCCGTCCCAGGTGCCTTCACTCCGACAACTCCATCCCAGATGCCTTCACTCCGTCCCAGATGCCTTCACTCCGTCCCAG ATGCCTTCACTCCGTCCCAGATGCCTTCACTCCGTCCCAGGTGCCTTCACTCCGACAACTCCATCCCAG
- the LOC118376659 gene encoding uncharacterized protein LOC118376659 isoform X36 encodes MPSLRPRCLHSDNSIPDAFTPSQMPSLRPRCLHSVPDAFTPSQMPSLRPRCLHSVPDAFTPSQMPSLRPRCLHSVPDAFTPSQMPSLRPRCLHSVPDAFTPSQMPSFRQLRPRCLHSDNSIPGAFTPTTPSQMPSLRPRCLHSDPGAFTPTTPTQMPSLRPRCLHSDNSIPDAFTPSQMPSLRPRCLHSVPDAFTPTQVPSLRQLRPRCLHSVPDAFTPTTPSQMPSLRPRCLHSVPGAFTPTTPSQMPSLRPRCLHSVPDAFTPSQVPSLRQLHPRCLHSVPGAFTPSQMPSLRPRCLHSVPDAFTPSQMPSLRPRCLHSVPGAFTPTTPSQMPSLRPRCLHSVPDAFTPSQMPSLRPRCLHSVPDAFTPSQMPSFRQLRPRCLHSDNSIPGAFTPTTPSQMPSLRPRCLHSDPGAFTPTTPTQVPSLRPRCLHSDNSIPDAFTPSQMPSLRPRCLHSDNSIPDAFTPSQMPSLRPRCLHSVPGAFTPTTPSQMPSLRPRCLHSVPDAFTPSQMPSLRPRCLHSVPGTFTPTTP; translated from the exons ATGCCTTCACTCCGTCCCAGGTGCCTTCACTCCGACAACTCCATCCCAGATGCCTTCACTCCGTCCCAGATGCCTTCACTCCGTCCCAGATGCCTTCACTCCGTCCCAGATGCCTTCACTCCGTCCCAG ATGCCTTCACTCCGTCCCAGATGCCTTCACTCCGTCCCAGATGCCTTCACTCCATCCCAGATGCCTTCACTCCGTCCCAGATGCCTTCACTCCGTCCCAGATGCCTTCACTCCATCCCAGATGCCTTCACTCCGTCCCAGATGCCTTCACTCCGTCCCAGATGCCTTCACTCCGTCCCAGATGCCTTCATTTCGACAACTCCGACCCAGGTGCCTTCACTCTGACAACTCCATCCCAGGTGCCTTCACTCCGACAACTCCATCCCAGATGCCTTCACTCCGTCCCAGATGCCTTCACTCCGACCCAGGTGCCTTCACTCCGACAACTCCGACCCAG ATGCCTTCACTCCGTCCCAGATGCCTTCACTCCGACAACTCCATCCCAGATGCCTTCACTCCGTCCCAGATGCCTTCACTCCGTCCCAGGTGCCTTCACTCCGTCCCAGATGCCTTCACTCCGACCCAGGTGCCTTCACTCCGACAACTCCGACCCAGGTGCCTTCACTCCGTCCCAGATGCCTTCACTCCGACAACTCCATCCCAGATGCCTTCACTCCGTCCCAGATGCCTTCACTCCGTCCCAGGTGCCTTCACTCCGACAACTCCATCCCAGATGCCTTCACTCCGTCCCAGATGCCTTCACTCCGTCCCAGATGCCTTCACTCCGTCCCAGGTGCCTTCACTCCGACAACTCCATCCCAGATGCCTTCACTCCGTCCCAGGTGCCTTCACTCCGTCCCAGATGCCTTCACTCCGTCCCAGATGCCTTCACTCCGTCCCAGATGCCTTCACTCCGTCCCAGATGCCTTCACTCCGTCCCAG ATGCCTTCACTCCGTCCCAGGTGCCTTCACTCCGACAACTCCATCCCAGATGCCTTCACTCCGTCCCAGATGCCTTCACTCCGTCCCAGATGCCTTCACTCCGTCCCAGATGCCTTCACTCCGTCCCAGATGCCTTCACTCCGTCCCAGATGCCTTCACTCCGTCCCAGATGCCTTCATTTCGACAACTCCGACCCAG GTGCCTTCACTCTGACAACTCCATCCCAGGTGCCTTCACTCCGACAACTCCATCCCAGATGCCTTCACTCCGTCCCAGATGCCTTCACTCCGACCCAGGTGCCTTCACTCCGACAACTCCGACCCAGGTGCCTTCACTCCGTCCCAGATGCCTTCACTCCGACAACTCCATCCCAGATGCCTTCACTCCGTCCCAGATGCCTTCACTCCGTCCCAGGTGCCTTCACTCCGACAACTCCATCCCAGATGCCTTCACTCCGTCCCAGATGCCTTCACTCCGTCCCAG ATGCCTTCACTCCGTCCCAGGTGCCTTCACTCCGACAACTCCATCCCAG
- the LOC118376659 gene encoding uncharacterized protein LOC118376659 isoform X48 has protein sequence MPSLRPRCLHSDNSIPDAFTPSQMPSLRPRCLHSVPDAFTPSQMPSLRPRCLHSVPDAFTPSQMPSLRPRCLHSVPDAFTPSQMPSLRPRCLHSVPDAFTPSQMPSFRQLRPRCLHSDNSIPGAFTPTTPSQMPSLRPRCLHSDPGAFTPTTPTQMPSLRPRCLHSDNSIPDAFTPSQMPSLRPRCLHSVPDAFTPTQVPSLRQLRPRCLHSVPDAFTPTTPSQMPSLRPRCLHSVPGAFTPTTPSQMPSLRPRCLHSVPDAFTPSQVPSLRQLHPRCLHSVPGAFTPSQMPSLRPRCLHSVPDAFTPSQMPSLRPRCLHSVPDAFTPSQVPSLRQLHPRCLHSVPDAFTPSQMPSLRPRCLHSVPDAFTPSQMPSLRPRCLHFDNSDPGAFTLTTPSQVPSLRQLHPRCLHSVPDAFTPTQVPSLRQLRPRCLHSVPDAFTPTTPSQMPSLRPRCLHSVPGAFTPTTPSQMPSLRPRCLHSVPDAFTPSQMPSLRPRCLHSVPGTFTPTTP, from the exons ATGCCTTCACTCCGTCCCAGGTGCCTTCACTCCGACAACTCCATCCCAGATGCCTTCACTCCGTCCCAGATGCCTTCACTCCGTCCCAGATGCCTTCACTCCGTCCCAGATGCCTTCACTCCGTCCCAG ATGCCTTCACTCCGTCCCAGATGCCTTCACTCCGTCCCAGATGCCTTCACTCCATCCCAGATGCCTTCACTCCGTCCCAGATGCCTTCACTCCGTCCCAGATGCCTTCACTCCATCCCAGATGCCTTCACTCCGTCCCAGATGCCTTCACTCCGTCCCAGATGCCTTCACTCCGTCCCAGATGCCTTCATTTCGACAACTCCGACCCAGGTGCCTTCACTCTGACAACTCCATCCCAGGTGCCTTCACTCCGACAACTCCATCCCAGATGCCTTCACTCCGTCCCAGATGCCTTCACTCCGACCCAGGTGCCTTCACTCCGACAACTCCGACCCAG ATGCCTTCACTCCGTCCCAGATGCCTTCACTCCGACAACTCCATCCCAGATGCCTTCACTCCGTCCCAGATGCCTTCACTCCGTCCCAGGTGCCTTCACTCCGTCCCAGATGCCTTCACTCCGACCCAGGTGCCTTCACTCCGACAACTCCGACCCAGGTGCCTTCACTCCGTCCCAGATGCCTTCACTCCGACAACTCCATCCCAGATGCCTTCACTCCGTCCCAGATGCCTTCACTCCGTCCCAGGTGCCTTCACTCCGACAACTCCATCCCAGATGCCTTCACTCCGTCCCAGATGCCTTCACTCCGTCCCAGATGCCTTCACTCCGTCCCAGGTGCCTTCACTCCGACAACTCCATCCCAGATGCCTTCACTCCGTCCCAGGTGCCTTCACTCCGTCCCAGATGCCTTCACTCCGTCCCAGATGCCTTCACTCCGTCCCAGATGCCTTCACTCCGTCCCAGATGCCTTCACTCCGTCCCAG ATGCCTTCACTCCGTCCCAGATGCCTTCACTCCGTCCCAGGTGCCTTCACTCCGACAACTCCATCCCAGATGCCTTCACTCCGTCCCAGATGCCTTCACTCCGTCCCAGATGCCTTCACTCCGTCCCAGATGCCTTCACTCCGTCCCAGATGCCTTCACTCCGTCCCAGATGCCTTCACTCCGTCCCAGATGCCTTCATTTCGACAACTCCGACCCAG GTGCCTTCACTCTGACAACTCCATCCCAGGTGCCTTCACTCCGACAACTCCATCCCAGATGCCTTCACTCCGTCCCAGATGCCTTCACTCCGACCCAGGTGCCTTCACTCCGACAACTCCGACCCAGGTGCCTTCACTCCGTCCCAGATGCCTTCACTCCGACAACTCCATCCCAGATGCCTTCACTCCGTCCCAGATGCCTTCACTCCGTCCCAGGTGCCTTCACTCCGACAACTCCATCCCAGATGCCTTCACTCCGTCCCAGATGCCTTCACTCCGTCCCAG
- the LOC118376659 gene encoding mucin-2-like isoform X45 — translation MPSLRPRCLHSDNSIPDAFTPSQMPSLRPRCLHSVPDAFTPSQMPSLRPRCLHSVPDAFTPSQMPSLRPRCLHSVPDAFTPSQMPSLRPRCLHSVPDAFTPSQMPSFRQLRPRCLHSDNSIPGAFTPTTPSQMPSLRPRCLHSDPGAFTPTTPTQMPSLRPRCLHSDNSIPDAFTPSQMPSLRPRCLHSVPDAFTPTQVPSLRQLRPRCLHSVPDAFTPTTPSQMPSLRPRCLHSVPGAFTPTTPSQMPSLRPRCLHSVPDAFTPSQVPSLRQLHPRCLHSVPGAFTPSQMPSLRPRCLHSVPDAFTPSQMPSLRPRCLHSVPDAFTPSQVPSLRQLHPRCLHSVPDAFTPSQMPSLRPRCLHSVPDAFTPSQMPSLRPRCLHFDNSDPGAFTLTTPSQVPSLRQLHPRCLHSVPDAFTPTQVPSLRQLRPRCLHSVPDAFTPTTPSQMPSLRPRCLHSVPDAFTPSQMPSLRPRCLHSVPGAFTPSQMPSLRPRCLHSVPDAFTPSQMPSLRPRCLHSVPGTFTPTTP, via the exons ATGCCTTCACTCCGTCCCAGGTGCCTTCACTCCGACAACTCCATCCCAGATGCCTTCACTCCGTCCCAGATGCCTTCACTCCGTCCCAGATGCCTTCACTCCGTCCCAGATGCCTTCACTCCGTCCCAG ATGCCTTCACTCCGTCCCAGATGCCTTCACTCCGTCCCAGATGCCTTCACTCCATCCCAGATGCCTTCACTCCGTCCCAGATGCCTTCACTCCGTCCCAGATGCCTTCACTCCATCCCAGATGCCTTCACTCCGTCCCAGATGCCTTCACTCCGTCCCAGATGCCTTCACTCCGTCCCAGATGCCTTCATTTCGACAACTCCGACCCAGGTGCCTTCACTCTGACAACTCCATCCCAGGTGCCTTCACTCCGACAACTCCATCCCAGATGCCTTCACTCCGTCCCAGATGCCTTCACTCCGACCCAGGTGCCTTCACTCCGACAACTCCGACCCAG ATGCCTTCACTCCGTCCCAGATGCCTTCACTCCGACAACTCCATCCCAGATGCCTTCACTCCGTCCCAGATGCCTTCACTCCGTCCCAGGTGCCTTCACTCCGTCCCAGATGCCTTCACTCCGACCCAGGTGCCTTCACTCCGACAACTCCGACCCAGGTGCCTTCACTCCGTCCCAGATGCCTTCACTCCGACAACTCCATCCCAGATGCCTTCACTCCGTCCCAGATGCCTTCACTCCGTCCCAGGTGCCTTCACTCCGACAACTCCATCCCAGATGCCTTCACTCCGTCCCAGATGCCTTCACTCCGTCCCAGATGCCTTCACTCCGTCCCAGGTGCCTTCACTCCGACAACTCCATCCCAGATGCCTTCACTCCGTCCCAGGTGCCTTCACTCCGTCCCAGATGCCTTCACTCCGTCCCAGATGCCTTCACTCCGTCCCAGATGCCTTCACTCCGTCCCAGATGCCTTCACTCCGTCCCAG ATGCCTTCACTCCGTCCCAGATGCCTTCACTCCGTCCCAGGTGCCTTCACTCCGACAACTCCATCCCAGATGCCTTCACTCCGTCCCAGATGCCTTCACTCCGTCCCAGATGCCTTCACTCCGTCCCAGATGCCTTCACTCCGTCCCAGATGCCTTCACTCCGTCCCAGATGCCTTCACTCCGTCCCAGATGCCTTCATTTCGACAACTCCGACCCAG GTGCCTTCACTCTGACAACTCCATCCCAGGTGCCTTCACTCCGACAACTCCATCCCAGATGCCTTCACTCCGTCCCAGATGCCTTCACTCCGACCCAGGTGCCTTCACTCCGACAACTCCGACCCAGGTGCCTTCACTCCGTCCCAGATGCCTTCACTCCGACAACTCCATCCCAGATGCCTTCACTCCGTCCCAGATGCCTTCACTCCGTCCCAG ATGCCTTCACTCCGTCCCAGATGCCTTCACTCCGTCCCAGATGCCTTCACTCCGTCCCAG GTGCCT